From Deinococcus aquaticus, one genomic window encodes:
- the rpsS gene encoding 30S ribosomal protein S19 encodes MPRSLKKGPFVDDHLLKKVDVQNDKKDKRVIKTWSRRSTIVPEMIGHTIAVHNGKQHVPVFVNEQMIGHKLGEFSPTRSYRGHGADKNAKGSKKK; translated from the coding sequence ATGCCCCGTAGCCTCAAGAAAGGCCCGTTCGTGGATGACCACCTCCTGAAGAAGGTCGACGTCCAGAACGACAAGAAAGACAAGCGCGTCATCAAAACCTGGAGCCGCCGCTCCACCATCGTTCCCGAAATGATCGGTCACACCATTGCCGTGCACAACGGTAAGCAGCACGTGCCCGTCTTCGTGAACGAGCAGATGATCGGCCACAAACTCGGCGAATTCAGCCCGACCCGCAGCTACCGCGGCCACGGCGCTGACAAGAACGCCAAGGGGAGCAAGAAGAAATGA
- the rpsC gene encoding 30S ribosomal protein S3, translated as MGNKINPNGFRLGITRGWNSRWYAGKKQYAGLLKEDEKIRNLVGKKLNAAGIARIEIERAGQQVNVIISAAKPGIVIGKGGESIKELRQDIEKLVSAGTVAVNVAEIPNPNISAPLVALRIAEQIERRFAFRRAMKQAAQRVMESGARGVKIILSGRLGGAEQARTEMVREGRVPLHTLRADIDYGTALARTTYGILGIKVMVFTGEVIGGRTETFARPQRRNDERRPEGDRPNRRRPTARRRPGGE; from the coding sequence ATGGGTAACAAGATCAACCCGAACGGCTTCCGCCTGGGCATCACCCGTGGCTGGAACAGCCGCTGGTACGCCGGCAAGAAGCAGTACGCCGGTCTGCTGAAAGAGGACGAGAAGATCCGTAACCTCGTCGGCAAGAAGCTCAACGCTGCAGGCATCGCCCGCATCGAGATCGAGCGCGCCGGCCAGCAGGTCAACGTGATCATCAGCGCCGCGAAACCCGGCATCGTGATCGGCAAGGGCGGCGAGTCCATCAAGGAACTCCGCCAGGACATCGAGAAACTCGTGTCCGCCGGCACGGTCGCGGTGAACGTCGCCGAGATCCCCAACCCCAACATCAGCGCGCCCCTGGTCGCCCTGCGCATCGCCGAGCAGATCGAACGCCGCTTCGCGTTCCGCCGCGCCATGAAGCAGGCCGCCCAGCGCGTGATGGAATCCGGCGCCCGTGGCGTCAAGATCATCCTGTCCGGCCGCCTCGGCGGAGCCGAGCAGGCCCGCACCGAGATGGTCCGCGAAGGCCGCGTGCCCCTGCACACCCTGCGCGCCGACATCGACTACGGCACCGCCCTGGCCCGCACCACCTACGGCATCCTGGGTATCAAGGTCATGGTCTTCACCGGTGAAGTCATCGGTGGCCGCACCGAAACCTTCGCCCGTCCCCAGCGCCGCAACGACGAACGTCGTCCCGAAGGCGACCGTCCCAACCGCCGCCGCCCGACCGCGCGGCGCCGCCCCGGAGGTGAGTGA
- a CDS encoding adenylate kinase, protein MTGQKNNVVIFLGPPGAGKGTQAERLAQDRSLVKISTGDILRDHVKRDTELGQQVKPILDAGKLVPDEILIALIRDRLADMDSVRVIFDGFPRTTAQAQGLDVLLEELGAPVNAVPLLEVPDEALVSRIVERGRQAAERGEAVRSDDTEEVARHRQQVYREQTQPLIDYYSARGHLYRVDGVGGMDEVYDRIVAGLK, encoded by the coding sequence GTGACTGGACAGAAGAACAACGTCGTGATCTTCCTCGGGCCTCCCGGTGCAGGGAAAGGAACCCAGGCGGAACGACTGGCGCAGGACCGGAGCCTCGTGAAGATCAGCACCGGGGATATCCTGCGGGATCACGTGAAACGTGACACCGAACTGGGGCAGCAGGTGAAGCCCATTCTGGACGCCGGGAAACTGGTCCCGGACGAGATCCTGATCGCGCTGATCCGCGACCGGCTGGCCGACATGGACAGCGTGCGCGTGATCTTCGACGGGTTCCCGCGCACGACCGCGCAGGCGCAGGGGCTGGACGTGCTGCTGGAGGAACTGGGTGCGCCCGTGAACGCCGTGCCCCTGCTGGAAGTGCCGGACGAGGCGCTGGTGTCGCGGATCGTGGAGCGTGGCCGTCAGGCGGCCGAGCGTGGCGAGGCCGTGCGCAGCGACGACACCGAGGAAGTGGCGCGCCACCGTCAGCAGGTGTACCGCGAGCAGACGCAGCCGCTGATCGATTACTACTCCGCGCGCGGGCACCTGTACCGCGTGGACGGTGTGGGCGGCATGGACGAGGTCTACGACCGGATCGTGGCTGGCCTGAAGTAA
- the rplF gene encoding 50S ribosomal protein L6 — MSRIGKQPIAVPNGVTTSVAGGVFKVKGPKGELTVPYNQELTVKQDGDQLLVERPSDQQRHRALHGLTRTLVANAVKGVSDGYVINLELKGVGFRAKLAGKALEMTIGYSHPVVIEPPAGVTFTVPEPTKIDVSGIDKQLVGQVAANVRKVRKPDAYHGKGVRFAGEKISLKAGKAGATGGKGKK, encoded by the coding sequence ATGTCCCGAATTGGTAAACAGCCCATCGCCGTTCCGAACGGCGTGACCACGAGCGTCGCCGGCGGCGTGTTCAAGGTCAAAGGCCCTAAAGGCGAACTGACCGTTCCCTACAACCAGGAACTGACCGTCAAGCAGGACGGCGACCAGCTGCTGGTCGAGCGTCCCAGTGACCAGCAGCGCCACCGCGCCCTGCACGGCCTGACCCGCACCCTGGTGGCCAACGCCGTCAAGGGCGTCAGCGATGGCTACGTCATCAACCTGGAGCTCAAAGGCGTCGGTTTCCGCGCCAAGCTCGCCGGGAAAGCGCTGGAAATGACCATCGGTTACAGCCACCCCGTCGTGATCGAGCCCCCGGCCGGCGTGACCTTCACTGTTCCGGAACCCACCAAGATCGACGTCAGCGGCATCGACAAGCAGCTCGTCGGACAGGTGGCCGCCAACGTTCGCAAAGTTCGTAAACCCGATGCCTACCACGGCAAGGGTGTGCGCTTCGCCGGTGAGAAAATCAGCCTCAAGGCCGGTAAGGCTGGCGCCACCGGCGGGAAAGGGAAGAAATAA
- the rplD gene encoding 50S ribosomal protein L4 has protein sequence MAQINVIGKNGGRTIDLELPEVNSGVLHDVVTWQLASRRRGTASTKTRAQVSATGKKMFSQKGTGNARHGDRSVPSFVGGGVAFGPKPRSYGYTLPRKVRQLGLAMALAARQDEGKLVAVDGFDVDGKTKNFVSWAAQNGMDGSERVLIVTDDAQTRQAARNVIWATVMPVAGLNAYDILRHERLVIDAIALEPAQEGEEA, from the coding sequence ATGGCGCAGATCAACGTCATCGGCAAGAACGGGGGCCGCACCATCGACCTCGAACTGCCGGAAGTGAACAGCGGCGTCCTGCACGACGTCGTCACCTGGCAGCTCGCCAGCCGCCGCCGCGGCACGGCCAGCACCAAGACCCGCGCTCAGGTGAGCGCGACCGGTAAGAAGATGTTCAGCCAGAAAGGCACCGGTAACGCCCGTCACGGCGACCGCAGCGTCCCCAGCTTCGTGGGTGGCGGTGTGGCCTTCGGCCCCAAACCCCGCAGCTACGGCTACACCCTGCCCCGCAAGGTCCGCCAGCTGGGTCTGGCCATGGCCCTGGCTGCCCGCCAGGACGAAGGCAAACTGGTTGCAGTGGACGGCTTCGACGTCGACGGCAAGACCAAGAACTTCGTGTCATGGGCCGCTCAGAACGGCATGGACGGCAGTGAACGCGTCCTGATCGTCACCGACGACGCGCAGACCCGTCAGGCTGCCCGCAACGTCATCTGGGCCACCGTGATGCCCGTCGCCGGTCTGAACGCCTACGACATCCTGCGCCACGAGCGCCTGGTGATCGACGCGATCGCGCTGGAACCCGCCCAGGAAGGGGAAGAGGCATGA
- the secY gene encoding preprotein translocase subunit SecY, protein MLRAFRDAFRIPDLQRKIVFTLLLLAVYRLGSAIPTPGVNTAALEQATSGGLFGLISMLSGGNLSQFSIFALGVLPYITASIVIQLMTTTIPALEKLSKEGEEGRKKINQFTRYAAVGLGAVQALFFSLYITSNPSFLAPGWDPGIFTLVVMVLTQVAGIAFTMWIGERITDVGVGNGISLIITAGIIAVYPREIAATAQLISTDQVQILSLVAFVAVILLTIAGIVYVYQAERRVPVTYARARAGTAGQARGAGQATWLPIKVNQAGVIPVIFASAMLILPNLIATATVTRAPAVNAWIQTNLTFGQPLYLLLEAALIFGFTYLYNSVQFDPKRIAEQLREAGGFIPGVRPGTPTAEFLGTISGRLSLWGATFLVILTVMPQLVQSATGITTFQFSGTGLLIIVGVALETLKQLEAQLTVRRYDGFISKGRIRGRLNN, encoded by the coding sequence ATGCTGCGCGCCTTCCGCGACGCGTTCCGGATTCCGGACCTTCAGCGGAAGATTGTCTTCACCCTGCTGCTCCTCGCGGTGTACCGACTCGGGAGTGCTATTCCCACTCCCGGCGTCAACACCGCCGCACTCGAACAGGCCACCTCAGGTGGCCTTTTCGGGTTGATCAGCATGCTCTCGGGCGGCAATCTTTCGCAGTTCTCGATCTTCGCGCTGGGCGTGCTGCCGTACATCACGGCCAGCATCGTGATTCAGCTGATGACCACCACCATCCCCGCCCTGGAGAAACTCTCCAAGGAGGGCGAGGAAGGACGCAAGAAGATCAACCAGTTCACCCGCTACGCGGCCGTTGGACTGGGAGCCGTGCAGGCGCTGTTCTTCTCGCTGTACATCACCAGCAATCCCTCGTTCCTGGCTCCCGGATGGGACCCTGGGATCTTTACGCTGGTCGTGATGGTGCTGACGCAGGTGGCGGGTATCGCCTTCACCATGTGGATCGGCGAGCGCATCACGGACGTGGGCGTCGGCAACGGCATCAGCCTGATCATCACGGCGGGCATCATTGCGGTGTACCCACGTGAAATCGCGGCGACCGCGCAGCTGATCTCGACCGATCAGGTGCAGATTCTGTCGCTGGTGGCCTTCGTGGCCGTAATCCTGCTGACCATCGCGGGCATCGTGTACGTGTACCAGGCCGAGCGCCGCGTGCCCGTCACGTACGCCCGCGCGCGTGCTGGCACGGCCGGTCAGGCCCGTGGGGCTGGTCAGGCCACTTGGCTGCCTATCAAGGTGAACCAGGCGGGCGTGATTCCGGTGATTTTCGCCTCGGCGATGCTGATCCTGCCGAACCTGATCGCCACGGCGACCGTGACCCGCGCGCCGGCTGTGAACGCCTGGATTCAGACGAACCTGACCTTTGGGCAGCCGCTGTACCTGCTGCTGGAAGCGGCCCTGATCTTCGGGTTCACGTACCTGTACAACAGCGTGCAGTTTGATCCCAAGCGCATTGCCGAGCAGCTGCGCGAGGCGGGCGGCTTCATTCCTGGCGTCCGTCCGGGAACGCCGACCGCCGAGTTCCTGGGGACCATCAGTGGTCGCCTGAGCCTGTGGGGAGCGACCTTCCTGGTGATTCTGACGGTCATGCCTCAGCTGGTGCAGAGTGCCACGGGTATCACCACCTTCCAGTTCTCCGGAACGGGGCTGCTGATCATCGTGGGCGTCGCTCTCGAGACCCTCAAGCAGCTTGAAGCGCAACTCACGGTGCGCCGGTACGACGGGTTCATCAGTAAGGGCCGCATCCGTGGCCGCCTGAACAACTGA
- the rpsE gene encoding 30S ribosomal protein S5, whose amino-acid sequence MTFNRRNDRNADRESSEFEEKMLFVNRTSKTYQGGRRFRFSALVILGDRNGRVGMGIGKAKEVPVAIEKAKSIARKNMINVPVENGTIPHDIVGVNSTSRVLLKPAGPGTGVIAGTVPRSIAELAGITNMLSKELGSRNKVNVAYAVFDGLKNLRTAKQVRALRGEAQPTGGAQ is encoded by the coding sequence TTGACTTTTAACCGACGCAACGACCGCAATGCGGACCGCGAGAGCAGCGAATTCGAAGAGAAGATGCTGTTCGTCAACCGCACCAGCAAAACCTACCAGGGTGGACGCCGCTTCCGCTTCTCCGCACTGGTGATCCTGGGCGACCGTAACGGCCGCGTGGGCATGGGAATCGGCAAGGCGAAAGAAGTGCCCGTGGCCATCGAGAAGGCCAAGAGCATCGCCCGCAAGAACATGATCAACGTGCCCGTCGAGAACGGCACCATCCCGCACGACATCGTCGGCGTGAACAGCACCAGCCGCGTGCTGCTCAAGCCCGCCGGCCCTGGTACCGGTGTGATCGCCGGCACCGTGCCCCGCAGCATTGCCGAATTGGCTGGCATCACCAACATGCTCAGCAAGGAACTCGGCAGCCGCAACAAGGTGAACGTGGCGTACGCCGTGTTCGACGGCCTGAAGAACCTCCGCACCGCCAAGCAGGTCCGTGCTCTGCGCGGCGAGGCGCAGCCCACCGGAGGCGCGCAGTGA
- a CDS encoding type Z 30S ribosomal protein S14, translated as MANTSKVVKAARGHKFAVQNYSRCSRCGRARGYYRFFGMCRICIREMAHKGELPGVKKSSW; from the coding sequence ATGGCGAACACCTCGAAAGTTGTCAAGGCAGCCCGCGGCCACAAATTTGCCGTGCAGAACTACAGCCGCTGCTCCCGCTGTGGCCGCGCCCGCGGTTACTACCGTTTCTTCGGCATGTGCCGCATCTGCATCCGCGAGATGGCGCACAAGGGCGAACTGCCCGGCGTGAAGAAAAGCAGCTGGTAA
- the rpsH gene encoding 30S ribosomal protein S8, protein MLSDPIADMLTRIRNATRTFKETVDVPASKFKEELAKLLVQEGYVASYERLLPEGQKFDVLRLTLKYGAKREQVIKHIERISRPGRRAYVSADNLPRVQRGLGVAVVSTSKGLLADHDARKQGVGGEVICVLW, encoded by the coding sequence ATGCTGAGTGATCCCATCGCCGACATGCTCACGCGCATCCGCAACGCGACGCGCACCTTTAAGGAGACCGTGGACGTCCCGGCCTCCAAGTTCAAGGAAGAACTGGCCAAACTGCTCGTGCAGGAAGGCTACGTTGCATCCTACGAGCGCCTGCTGCCCGAAGGGCAGAAATTCGACGTGCTGCGCCTGACCCTGAAATACGGTGCCAAGCGCGAGCAGGTCATCAAGCACATCGAGCGCATCAGCCGCCCCGGCCGCCGCGCGTACGTCAGTGCTGACAACCTGCCCCGCGTTCAGCGTGGCCTGGGCGTTGCCGTGGTCTCCACGAGCAAGGGCCTGCTGGCCGACCACGACGCCCGCAAACAGGGTGTCGGCGGCGAAGTCATCTGCGTTCTCTGGTAA
- the rpmC gene encoding 50S ribosomal protein L29 → MKPSEMRNLKADDFAREIDARKKELMELRFQAATGNLAQPHRVTQLRREVAQLNTIRGELSQQGEQA, encoded by the coding sequence ATGAAGCCCAGTGAGATGCGTAACCTGAAGGCCGACGATTTCGCCCGTGAAATCGACGCCCGCAAGAAAGAACTGATGGAGCTGCGCTTCCAGGCCGCCACCGGCAACCTGGCCCAGCCCCACCGCGTGACGCAGCTGCGCCGCGAAGTCGCTCAGCTCAACACCATCCGTGGTGAGCTGAGCCAGCAGGGAGAGCAGGCATGA
- the rpsQ gene encoding 30S ribosomal protein S17 has product MKKTFTGVVVSDKADKTVSVKVERRFAHPLYGKVVTRSHKYAAHDENNEFKIGDRVEILAVRPISKTKTWKVTKLIERPRGIETTAVETEGGNA; this is encoded by the coding sequence ATGAAAAAGACCTTTACCGGCGTCGTCGTGAGCGACAAGGCCGACAAGACGGTCAGCGTGAAGGTCGAGCGCCGCTTTGCTCACCCGCTGTACGGCAAGGTCGTGACCCGCAGCCACAAATACGCTGCCCACGACGAGAACAACGAATTCAAGATCGGTGACCGCGTCGAGATCCTCGCCGTGCGCCCCATCAGCAAGACCAAGACCTGGAAGGTCACCAAGCTGATCGAGCGCCCCCGTGGCATCGAAACCACCGCCGTGGAAACTGAAGGCGGTAACGCATGA
- the rplE gene encoding 50S ribosomal protein L5 has product MQTLKTKYNEQVRPALVEQFSYSSVMAAPRIEKIVINEGLGSAKEDSKAIDKAAKELGLITLQKPIITKAKKSISNFKLRQGMPVGIKVTLRGERMYVFLEKLINIGLPRIRDFRGVNPNAFDGRGNYNLGIKEQLIFPEITYDMVDKVRGMDITIVTTAKTDEEARALLQGLGLPFRK; this is encoded by the coding sequence ATGCAGACCCTGAAGACCAAGTACAACGAGCAGGTGCGCCCGGCACTGGTGGAGCAGTTCAGCTACTCCAGCGTCATGGCCGCGCCCCGCATCGAGAAGATCGTGATCAACGAAGGCCTGGGTTCCGCCAAGGAAGACAGCAAAGCCATCGACAAGGCCGCCAAAGAACTGGGCCTGATCACCCTTCAGAAGCCCATCATCACCAAGGCGAAGAAGAGCATCAGCAACTTCAAACTTCGTCAGGGCATGCCGGTCGGCATCAAGGTCACGCTGCGCGGCGAGCGCATGTACGTGTTCCTCGAGAAGCTGATCAACATCGGCCTTCCCCGCATTCGTGACTTCCGTGGCGTGAACCCCAATGCTTTCGATGGCCGTGGTAACTACAACCTGGGCATCAAAGAGCAGCTGATCTTCCCGGAAATCACGTACGACATGGTCGACAAGGTGCGTGGCATGGACATCACCATCGTGACCACCGCCAAGACCGACGAAGAAGCCCGCGCCCTCCTGCAGGGTCTGGGCCTGCCCTTCCGGAAATAA
- the rplX gene encoding 50S ribosomal protein L24: MHIKKGDTVIVLNGKHKGKTGKVLLALPRDQKVVVEGVNMVTKNVKPSPASPQGGQEQRELALHASKVSIVDPETGKATRIRKTVVDGKKVRVAVASGKNID; the protein is encoded by the coding sequence CTGCACATCAAGAAGGGTGACACCGTCATCGTTCTGAACGGCAAGCACAAAGGCAAGACCGGTAAGGTCCTGCTCGCGCTGCCCCGCGACCAGAAGGTCGTCGTGGAAGGCGTGAACATGGTCACCAAGAACGTCAAGCCCAGCCCCGCCAGCCCCCAGGGCGGCCAGGAACAGCGCGAGCTGGCCCTGCACGCCAGCAAGGTGTCCATCGTGGACCCCGAGACCGGCAAGGCCACCCGCATCCGCAAGACGGTCGTGGACGGCAAGAAAGTCCGTGTCGCTGTCGCCAGCGGCAAGAACATCGACTGA
- the rplV gene encoding 50S ribosomal protein L22: protein MTAPVTEFRNKKQRKQQQKLRTPGKAIAKYVRISPRKVRLVVDVIRGKSVRDAEDLLRFIPRAASEPVAKVLNSAKHNALHNDEMLEDRLVITAAYVDAGPTLKRLIPRARGSANIIKKRTSHITIIVGEKGNK, encoded by the coding sequence ATGACCGCTCCAGTCACTGAATTCCGCAACAAGAAGCAGCGCAAGCAGCAGCAGAAGCTGCGTACGCCCGGCAAGGCCATCGCCAAGTACGTGCGTATCAGCCCCCGCAAGGTCCGCCTCGTGGTCGACGTGATCCGCGGCAAGAGCGTCCGTGACGCCGAAGACCTGCTGCGCTTCATCCCCCGCGCTGCCAGCGAACCCGTCGCCAAGGTGCTGAACAGCGCCAAGCACAACGCGCTGCACAACGACGAGATGCTCGAAGACCGCCTGGTCATCACGGCCGCCTACGTGGACGCCGGACCGACCCTCAAGCGCCTGATTCCCCGCGCCCGTGGCAGCGCGAACATCATCAAAAAGCGCACCAGCCACATCACCATCATCGTGGGCGAGAAGGGGAACAAGTAA
- the rplP gene encoding 50S ribosomal protein L16 → MLLPKRTKFRKQHRGRMTGDAKGGDYVAFGDYGLIALEPAWIRSNQIEACRIVMSRHFRRGGKIYIRIFPDKPVTKKPAETRMGKGKGAVEYWVSVVKPGRVMFEVSGVTEVQAKEAFRLAGHKLPIQTKMVKREVYDEAQ, encoded by the coding sequence ATGCTTCTTCCCAAGCGCACCAAGTTCCGTAAACAGCACCGCGGCCGGATGACCGGTGACGCCAAGGGCGGCGACTACGTCGCGTTCGGCGACTACGGCCTGATCGCCCTGGAACCCGCCTGGATCCGCAGCAACCAGATCGAGGCCTGCCGTATCGTCATGAGCCGTCACTTCCGCCGCGGCGGTAAGATCTACATCCGGATCTTCCCCGACAAGCCCGTGACCAAGAAGCCCGCCGAAACCCGAATGGGTAAAGGTAAGGGCGCCGTGGAGTACTGGGTCAGCGTCGTCAAGCCCGGCCGCGTGATGTTCGAAGTGTCCGGCGTGACCGAGGTGCAGGCCAAGGAAGCCTTCCGCCTGGCCGGTCACAAGCTGCCCATCCAGACCAAGATGGTCAAGCGCGAGGTCTACGATGAAGCCCAGTGA
- the rplR gene encoding 50S ribosomal protein L18: MAAQTTVRRKLRARRKVRQAAGERLRLSVYRSSKHIYAQIIDDSKGVTLAAASSAAVKTGTKTDTAAAVGKALAEAAAAKGVTKVVFDRGQYRYHGRVKALADAAREGGLDF; this comes from the coding sequence ATGGCTGCCCAGACTACCGTGCGCCGCAAACTCCGCGCCCGCCGCAAAGTGCGTCAGGCCGCCGGAGAGCGCCTGCGCCTCAGCGTGTACCGCTCCAGCAAGCACATCTACGCCCAGATCATTGACGACAGCAAGGGCGTTACGCTCGCCGCTGCCAGCAGCGCCGCCGTCAAGACCGGGACCAAGACTGACACCGCCGCCGCCGTTGGGAAGGCACTGGCCGAAGCCGCCGCCGCCAAGGGTGTGACCAAGGTGGTTTTCGACCGTGGACAGTACCGCTACCACGGACGCGTGAAAGCGCTCGCAGACGCGGCGCGGGAGGGTGGCCTTGACTTTTAA
- the rplO gene encoding 50S ribosomal protein L15 has product MKLHELKPHAGSRKDRKRVGRGPGGTDKTAGRGHKGQKSRSGAGKGSYFEGGRSTLISRLPKRGFNNVGITFEVVNLGRLEGVEDTTIDRNTLELAGLVRRKNRPVKLLGNGEVTRALTIHVDAASESAVKAVEAAGGQVILPAAKTESAEKAE; this is encoded by the coding sequence GTGAAGCTCCACGAACTCAAACCCCACGCTGGCAGCCGCAAGGACCGCAAGCGCGTCGGTCGCGGCCCCGGCGGCACCGACAAGACCGCCGGTCGCGGTCACAAGGGCCAGAAGTCACGCAGTGGCGCCGGTAAGGGCAGCTACTTCGAGGGCGGCCGCAGCACCCTGATCAGCCGCCTGCCCAAGCGCGGTTTCAACAACGTCGGCATCACCTTCGAAGTTGTGAACCTGGGCAGACTCGAAGGCGTCGAGGACACCACCATCGACCGCAACACGCTGGAACTCGCGGGCCTCGTGCGCCGCAAGAACCGCCCCGTGAAGCTGCTCGGCAACGGTGAAGTGACCCGCGCCCTGACCATCCATGTCGACGCGGCCAGCGAAAGCGCCGTCAAGGCCGTGGAAGCCGCCGGTGGTCAGGTCATCCTGCCCGCCGCGAAGACGGAAAGCGCCGAGAAGGCGGAGTAA
- the rpmD gene encoding 50S ribosomal protein L30: protein MKITLKRSVIGRPGYQVKTLHALGLKKIGDSREVSDSPAVRGMVNTVKHLLEVEA, encoded by the coding sequence GTGAAAATCACCCTCAAGCGCAGCGTCATCGGTCGCCCTGGTTACCAGGTGAAGACCCTTCACGCGCTGGGCCTCAAGAAGATCGGCGACAGCCGTGAAGTCAGCGACAGTCCTGCCGTCCGCGGCATGGTCAACACCGTCAAGCACCTCCTGGAGGTGGAAGCGTGA
- the rplB gene encoding 50S ribosomal protein L2: MAVKKYRPYTPSRRQMTTADFSGLTKKRPEKALTTALPKTGGRNNRGRITSRFIGGGHKRLYRIIDFKRRDKAGVTAKVAAIEYDPNRSARIALLHYADGAKRYILAPEGLMVGATVNAGPEAEPKLGNALPLRFVPVGAVVHSVELVPGKGAQLARSAGTSIQVQGKESDYVILRLPSGELRRVHSECYATIGTVGNAEHKNINLGKAGRSRWLGRKPHQRGSSMNPVDHPHGGGEGRTGAGRVPVSPWGQPAKGLKTRKKRKNSDRFIITRRGGK, from the coding sequence ATGGCCGTCAAGAAATACCGTCCGTACACCCCCAGCCGTCGCCAGATGACGACTGCGGACTTCAGCGGACTGACCAAGAAGCGCCCCGAAAAGGCGCTCACCACTGCCCTCCCCAAGACCGGCGGACGTAACAACCGTGGCCGCATCACCAGCCGATTCATCGGCGGTGGCCACAAGCGCCTGTACCGCATCATCGACTTCAAGCGCCGCGACAAGGCCGGCGTGACCGCCAAGGTCGCCGCGATCGAGTACGATCCCAACCGCAGCGCCCGCATCGCCCTGCTGCACTACGCCGACGGCGCCAAGCGTTACATTCTGGCCCCCGAAGGCCTGATGGTCGGCGCGACCGTGAACGCCGGACCCGAAGCCGAACCCAAGCTGGGCAACGCCCTGCCGCTGCGCTTCGTGCCCGTCGGTGCCGTCGTGCACAGCGTCGAACTGGTCCCCGGTAAGGGCGCCCAGCTCGCCCGCAGCGCCGGTACCAGCATTCAGGTGCAGGGTAAGGAAAGCGACTACGTGATCCTGCGACTGCCCAGCGGCGAACTCCGCCGCGTGCACAGCGAGTGCTACGCCACCATCGGTACGGTCGGCAACGCCGAGCACAAGAACATCAACCTCGGTAAGGCCGGCCGTAGCCGCTGGCTCGGCCGCAAGCCCCACCAGCGTGGTAGCTCCATGAACCCCGTGGATCACCCCCACGGCGGCGGTGAAGGCCGCACCGGTGCCGGCCGCGTGCCTGTGTCCCCCTGGGGCCAGCCTGCGAAGGGTCTCAAGACCCGTAAGAAGCGCAAGAACAGCGACCGCTTCATCATCACCCGCCGCGGCGGGAAGTAA
- the rplN gene encoding 50S ribosomal protein L14 yields MIMPQSRLDVADNSGAREIMCIRVLNSGIGGKGLTTGGGGNKRYAHVGDIIVASVKDAAPRGTVKAGDVVKAVVVRTSHAIKRADGSTIRFDKNAAVIINNQGEPRGTRVFGPVARELRDRRFMKIVSLAPEVL; encoded by the coding sequence ATGATCATGCCCCAATCCCGCCTCGACGTGGCGGACAACAGCGGCGCCCGCGAGATCATGTGCATCCGCGTGCTGAACAGCGGCATCGGCGGCAAGGGTCTGACGACCGGCGGCGGCGGTAACAAACGCTACGCCCACGTCGGTGACATCATCGTCGCTTCCGTCAAGGACGCCGCCCCCCGCGGTACCGTCAAAGCCGGTGACGTCGTCAAGGCCGTGGTCGTGCGCACCAGCCACGCCATCAAGCGTGCCGATGGCAGCACCATCCGCTTCGACAAGAACGCCGCCGTCATCATCAACAACCAGGGCGAACCCCGTGGTACCCGTGTCTTCGGGCCGGTGGCCCGCGAGCTGCGCGACCGCCGCTTCATGAAGATCGTCTCCCTGGCACCGGAGGTGCTGTAA
- a CDS encoding 50S ribosomal protein L23: MSHYDILQQPVISEKAYAGMERGVYTFWVSPKATKTDIKSAVQKAFGVTVIGISTMNVPGKRKRVGRFIGHRADRKKAIVRLAEGQKIEALEGQA; this comes from the coding sequence ATGAGCCACTACGACATCCTTCAGCAGCCCGTGATCAGCGAGAAGGCCTACGCCGGCATGGAACGCGGCGTGTACACCTTCTGGGTGAGCCCCAAGGCCACCAAGACCGACATCAAGAGCGCTGTTCAGAAAGCGTTCGGCGTGACCGTGATCGGCATCAGCACCATGAACGTCCCCGGCAAGCGTAAGCGGGTCGGCCGTTTCATCGGGCACCGTGCCGACCGCAAGAAGGCCATCGTGCGTCTCGCCGAAGGCCAGAAGATCGAGGCCCTCGAAGGCCAGGCCTAA